The nucleotide window tttGGATTCGGCCAGGATGATTTCTATCGATACTTACAGGTTAGACATTATTTTTGATCAGAATATAAAAACATCATGGGATGAAAGTAACTTGGGGTTCTTGCAGACTTTTCtaacattaattaaaacatttcctcaaaagaaaataatatctAAAGTATATAAAGCCATTCAACAAGGTAAACAGGCCAATACGGAATACATTAAGAGAAGATGGGAAATGGAAGGAAATATGGAAATTTCAAGTGAAAGCTGGGTGAACTTCTGTAGATTGCAATGGGTCACTACGGGTTCTAACACTTGGCGAGAGTTTTTTTGGAAGAACCTAACCAGGTTTTTTACTACACCTATTCAAAAGAGACATCAGGGTTGTGGTGTGTCTTTGGGCAATGTGAATGTAATAGATTGGAGAAAGAAGGATCAAAGGTTGCTCTGGATACTATTGGCAGCCGGACCCGTGGACAGTTGAAGACTGGATTAGCACAATTCAAGAAATCTATACCATGGAAAAGCTTTCTTTTACCCTCAGGACTCAAAGGGACAAGTTTTACACTATCTGGTCAAAGTGGACTGACTATGTGAAGCCCATAAGGTCGGATTTTCAGTAAAGTAACAATATGTAAAGGTGTGGAAATAATATGTAAGTGTGTGCTAACCATATTTTTGTAAAGGTAATCCTCCCATACATGTTCAGCTCAAAaacgttaaaaataaaaatgagaaaaaaaagaaacgtgtGAGACTAAGACTGAGGCTCTACCTCTCTGTTGGGCTGCTGGGAGTCTGTGGCCGTCTTCTTCAAGATCTTGACTAATACCGGGTGTTCGGTATCCAGCCGTGTGCACTGAGCCACGTCACAAAAGACGCCCCGATACTTGAAGCTTCCAAACCGGTACTCAGTGATGCCGCCAGACAGCAGGTCCATGGGATGGAAGTCAGAGTTGTCAGATCCTGATCCACAAACAAGGAGAGAAAACCGTGTTCAATCAGTGCATTCAGTCAACACATCagggacaaacacacaactaataCTGATGATTTCTAGACCATTTAAATGAGGAGTGTATGTCAGAAAATCACAGATATAACAGTGATGAGTTAAAACAACATTAGATTCAAAGTGCATCATTGACACTTTATCGGTATTTATTtcaactttgttttgttttaaaactgaatGCAGCATGACTGACTTGATCCTCAGCTGGagtttttctgttggttttctaCTTTGATTTTGTCTTCGGCCTGATCTTCAGATTTACTgatgtttatttctgtaaatcagtttgtaatttgtgcagatttttgtaaaaaaaaaaaaagagagacatttTAATCCGGATCACAGTTCACAGACTGCTCCTTTCTAGGTTACATTTTACTGTACAAACACCTGCTGCACACAAACTCATTCTCAACTTCAGCAACAACAAGTTCATGTTATTTTCATAACAAAACAGTCACAGCAGACcacatatttcaacatatttcaacatgtaCAGATGAATCCAGGTCTTTTCAAAGTGTGTGAAATATGAGATCATGTTGGTGTTTTAGTGTCTCTTACCTGGTTGACTCGAGGATCCTGACAACTGCAGATGTTCGCTTTGGATGGTTGAAACAGACATATTTAAATGCCAAAGTGGTTGAAATCAACGTAGTCGATCAGCAGATGAACAACGGTGTTGTTGCCTCTGGTGTGATCAGATGAAAGTGAAATGATTTCTGACTGAGGCTGTTAAACTTGTTAGCTTCATTCCATTCAGTTAGAAcagttacagcaaaaaaaacaattttaaatcaaaacaatgtcAGGCTGGCTGCAGCCAGGCCGAGATAGTGCTCTCTCCTCTCATGTCCTTATTTGGCGTTTCCTGCAGCAGGGCAGCAGGTGaaacaattttaaatgaaaacaactagTAACAACtagtttcgtgtcatttgtctttttttttgtcattttgtctctcccttttttcactttgtgtatcatttttgtcatcttttttgttttcattgttttttgtcttttttgtctgacttttgtcattttgatcaaaaagtaaaatactgtatcattcagttccaaatacctgtgactgaattttttgtgtctttgtagaaacACTTTGATCTGTAATTtgcaatgtgtaaatgataaactgaggcataatattgctgaaattgaacttatttttcttcagaaattccaggttgttcataatgtttggtcaaaagaaaattccttaaatgtgaacattttcagaatgttctttgttgcactgaaacaaagggaacatttggagttgtggttatttatagattattatgctgtgattttactggtccagcccactggagatcaaattgggcagaatgtgacccctgaactaaaatgagtttaaacCACTGCTTTACATTCTAAACATCCTTCATTATCTCTCTAAACTCATCTGCACCTTCATCGTCACCTGCACATCCAAGTAcattctcatttgcacattttgtcagTCATATTCTGTggattttttctatattatatttaatacatttttattttatttcatttcattgtatcttttttaaattttatcttcactttgttcccaaatattctgtgttgtcttattgctTACCCTTTTATTGATGAtcagtgctgctgtaacaactacATTTCCCTCTGCGGATTACCAAGGAAAGCAAAAATTCAACTTAAAACATAGTTTATATTAAGTTCTTATTCCAATATTGTCTTTTTGACTTTGTTAAAGCAACTTTTTATGATCAGATGTTTCCAAAAATCAAACGTCGAGTTCTatggagccataatgctgacagtaaattttggcattgaaaaatgttgaattgaaagcgaaaatacaaacattgaaaaaactcaatcatttttaggatattttttgtACTATGATGTGTTTTACAATGCCaatctttagattttttattataatctatttattttttcacgtttcacaggttttcagtttcaactttctgattttcagttacagttttcttgtttcaagtttcaatcttactggcagtgttttcgcGTGAGGGGCGGGAGCTAGGGGGGACGGGGCTTATAGCGCGAGAACGCGCTTCTTGGTTTTGAGGAAAGGGGACCgtgccatttttaaacagcCCAGCGAGTAGCAGTAATGTTGAgtgtttatgttttaaaaaccggtaaatatagaagcaaaatccaagcagcaacggtctgaggaggagacccaaAGCTTCCTGGAACTGTGGTCTTCATTTGAAATTCAGTGGAAGTTAGAGGGAGCCTCTTGGACCACACCAGTGTTCGAAACAATCCAGTGGGAGATGGCTACAGCTGTATGAACGGAGCCTGACTAACTCCTCAACAAACtaaaaagctcagaaatgactacaaggaccagaaaaggcagccgggatgcagcagtttttggccaaaaagcCAAGAGTACCTGGATGCAGACCTCCAATCTCCAAGGCTGACAGGAAACACGTGACCTCCATGGGTGACAGGAAATACGTCACCTCCATGGGAGACAGGAAGTTGTTCGTATTTTATGTATGGTTCTAAAAAcgtgcaattttaaaaaataaataaatgtatttatatagcattcaGCTTTCTGTCTTGTGCTCGTTCACATAAAAGAGGGGTTTGGAGCATAATGCCATCTCCTTCTCCACATAATGGACAAATCTCGGTCCGTTTTAGCCTAAATTGCTAAAACTGCTAACAGTGGAAATGAACATTCATTCATGTATTTACAAGAACCAGTTGGATTATTAACCTTTTTCCATGAAAAAGAGAtctaatctttaaaaaatatataaattataactgaaaaatatgaatgaaaacatatttatcCATCTGGTTACAAACCAGAATCAGTAATCAGTAACAATGCTAtagtaaacacacagctctTGTTTAAGGGTTGAATCACAAGAGGAACTAATAATACACCTGATACTAACGCAAAGATTCACATACTTTTTCCCTCATGGATATGTAATAAAGGGTAATTTtcctcaataaataaatgaccaaggtgttttattttttttataattggCTTCTCTTTATAAttggtttctattttttacttttaggaCTTGTTTAGGACTCCATTAAGGTCACATTAGGAGGAGACATTGTAGTGTAATATTTCTGGGTACAATGCGCTACAATAACAGATGatataattatggcaaatgctattagACTAAAGACCAGAAGTAAAACATATGTACTCAAAACATATCGGTGTAAACTTCAGATAATATAACCTTTGACATTTACTACaataatatgcatgaaatatatcacaaaataaTAAGGGTAAGACGTGGagcaaaaaatctaaacatgtcCTGGCATGTTCTCTGGAACAGATGACCTAATGATAAcctaatgttttctgtaaaatgagaTCCAGgggtgaaatatgataacctgacgtcatgatctgaccaatagatttagaaaagcataatggtgtcaaaactgcCACTCCTGTCATACGCCCTATAGGCGTGGAATAATGACCAAGGCTCAGCTCAGCTCAGTATCTTCAGTTCTTCTTGGGGTGTTATCGCTACTAAGAATTACTCCTGGattttttcttgataaataaATCCTTCTGCCATCCGAATGCTGACTTCTGttggtgattttttattttttttttaaagatctgaaCACAGTCAAGTCATAGACTCTGGCTTTGATTTGTAACTTAGTTTACACTTCAACATCTTGTGTAAAGTGCTTGAACatgagatgaaatgaaaatCATGAGCAGAATAATTTATGTAGTCATTAAAACAAGTAAGAGTGGATGTAATATTAAGATTATTGTGATGAGGCAATtaacatttctgcaaaaaaaaccagtcaacacaaaatattttcttttttaccaaGGCTACCAATGTGAAGAtgggttttctttttcatttagtcgtttgaactgatttaattattaaacagttatttattttctgttttactaaGATTTATTTTCAAGGCACTTGTCTGTTGATAGTTTGTAAAGTTGTAAAGTGTCTGTAGTATTTCATGATGCAAAGTTTCACATAAAGTCGTTTTCTGTCAGTCAAAACAAGCACAGCAGTGTGGTTGTGTGAGGGTATACGAAGTTACATGTATTTGCTTTCATTATTGAGTTTTAAACTTCAACTTAGATTCAGGATTTCAAGTTATTGAGGGCTGAAGGCTGATAAGTGGAACCATGTCTTATAAAAACAGAgttcagtcattatttattCCATTAAAGGTTACTAAGTTGAAtatatttgactttttctctCATTAATTTGAAGATATTCATAACCTGGTGTCAAAGATGAATGAATCAAGCTTCtttaaacaaaattctaaatacaatctgttttcttaaactgctgctgaaactACAACTCCACTGCCATTTCTGTGGTTCATACCACTGCTGCTCCTTCTACAGCTGTGATCCCTGCTGAAAGTCTCACTGCTTTTCCAGCTGACAGTCAGACCACTGAGGACATttcattcagctgctgtttctgtttattttgcgaggaagtaaatgaataaatgaaaggaaaatgaaatagtaaaaatgaatgaaataacaaacaaaaaatgaaagaatgaagaataaatgaaacagaaaacaagaaatgaaataacaaacaagaaatgaaataatgacaaagaaatgaaacagaaaacaataaatgaaataacaaacaaaaatgaaagaatgaagaataaatgaaacagaaaacaataaatgaaataacaaacaagaaatgaaataatgaaaaagaaatgaaacagaaaacaataaacaaaatggttaacaataaaagaaataataaagactaaatggaaaaataaacatgaaataaacagaaacagaaaacaataagctgaaaaaaattaaagaaataaatgaaataataaacaataaaagtgaGTTACTCCGTAACTTGTACAGAGCAACAACTGCACAGAGATCTGAAGACTCTGCCAAAAAATCTCCTGACTCTTTTCAGAGGCCTCCTCGGAGCCTTTCTGGTGTCAGGAGCTTCAGCCACCACTTCACCATTCAGTTCAGCAGTAGTGGGAGTTTCTGCTGGACCTTGATCAGCTGAAACAGCATCATTCAGGTCAGTCTGAACGGTGATGGGTGAAGCAGAGGAGACCGCAGACTCATTAAGATCTGCTTCTGGAGACTCTGCTGGATGTTCTTCTGCACAAGTTGTCTCTGTGTCCAGTATGGCAGAGCTCTCTGAAGGCTCATCAGGAGGTGAAAAGGTGTCACCCGAAGAGGAGGCGGCAGCGTCGGCCACGACAGCAGCTGCATCTGAAGTAGAGCTCTCTGAAGGCTCACTAGGAGCTGAAACAGTGTCACCCGTAGAGGAGGTGGCAGCGTCGGCCAAAAAAGCAGCTTCATCTGATTCAGAGCTCTCTGAACCCTCATCAGGAGGTGAAACGGTGTCACCCGAAGAGGAGGCCGCAGCCTCGGAGGGAGCTGAGACCatgtcactgaaagaagaaccacaacaaagaaatgaataaaatattcaaCTAATCCATCAACTAGTGGAACATTCCATCAAAAAAAGCATCCAGCTTCCATCCAGCCGTCACTTACTGAGAGCTGTTGTCCTCCTTGCTGAAAAACAGAAACGGGTGTTGCAGAGCCTCACTTGGTGAAATTCGGCTCTCTGGATTCAGATGCAGCATCTTCTTTAGGAGGCTTGCGAACAGTTTGATCTCATAACTGTCCACATCTGGATCCAGctgcatttggaaaaaaagatttaatgcTTATTCAAAACAGCACACATGTTAGAAATCAGCATTTCCATGTTCAGACAATCAACAAGAGAATGTATTTGATatgttaaaagcagaaaaacaacttcattGGTTTTGGCTAAATGTCAAAGAACTCTGTGCAGGACAGGCTTCCATACCTTCAGTGTCCATGTGTGCTCCGTGGACTTGAAGTAGAGCTGGTTGTTGGGGCCTTCACTCAGAAGCTCATTCTCTGGGTTAGCCAGAGTCTCCACCAAAATCTTCATCTAAACAGAGAATATCAGCTACATCAGCATAAAAGGCACTCCTGCATCTATTTGACTTCCAACATGAAGCTGTGCTTTTAAATCCTAGAACACTGGAGGACATACCAGGTGATACTGACACCTCTGAGGGAACAGCGGGCTGCCGAGGAACAAGGTGGACAGAACAGCACCCACTGACCACATATCCACTGCCTCAGAGATGGGTAGACCCACAAGAACATCAGGACACCTGAAGAAGGAAGACAACAGTCAGTGATTGCAGTGACTTCCTGCTCAGTTTTACATGTTCATGATTTTTGGTGACATCAGATCAGATGAGTCAAAgaagagcagcagtacatgatGCTGGAAGACAGATCTTCCAACCTACCTGTATCCAACAAGCTGCTTGACGGAGCTGCTCTTCACTTCACCAACTGGGATGGCTGAGTTGAAACTAGTAAGTTTCACTCTGAAGTTCTGCTGGTCTTCCTGTTTCATCAACATCACAGTATGTGGGTTGATGTTTCTGTGAACGATGCCAGCAGTCTTCAGAGT belongs to Acanthochromis polyacanthus isolate Apoly-LR-REF ecotype Palm Island unplaced genomic scaffold, KAUST_Apoly_ChrSc contig32, whole genome shotgun sequence and includes:
- the LOC127532874 gene encoding homeodomain-interacting protein kinase 2-like isoform X2, which codes for MLMKQEDQQNFRVKLTSFNSAIPVGEVKSSSVKQLVGYRCPDVLVGLPISEAVDMWSVGAVLSTLFLGSPLFPQRCQYHLMKILVETLANPENELLSEGPNNQLYFKSTEHTWTLKLDPDVDSYEIKLFASLLKKMLHLNPESRISPSEALQHPFLFYSKEDNSSQ